The Deltaproteobacteria bacterium DNA window GCACATCCACCGACGGCTTCGCCTCGCTCATCTACGACATGGTCGACGACATGCTCGACACGGCCGACGGCCGCGTGACGAGAAAACAGAGCGGCCTTGCGACGACCATCGACAACCTGGACGACGAGATACGGGAGAAAGAGGAAGAGCTGGCCGTCTACCAGGAGCAGCTCAGACTCCAGTTCGCCTCGCTCGAAACCCTGCTCTCAGGGCTGCAGGCCCAGGGCAACTTCCTGTCGAGCCTGTAACGCGACAACAAAGGAGGATATAATGGTCCCCACCCAGCAGTACCAGAAAGTCCAGGTCATGACGGCCGACAAGGTGAGACTCATCATCATGCTCTACGAAGGCGTCATGAACTTCAACAAGCGCGCCCAGATGGCCATCGAGGCCGGCGACATCGATCAGCGCAACAAGTGGATCAACAAGTCCATGGCCATAGTGAGCGAGCTCAACGACGCCCTCAACATGGAGGTCGGCGGCGAGGTGGCCTCGAACCTGCGCAGGCTCTACTTCTACGTCATGACGCGGCTTACGGAGGCCAACGTCCGCAACGACGCCGCGCAGCTCGACGTGGTCAACCGGATCATGGGCGAGCTGAAGGCCGGCTGGGAGGGGATCGCCTCGGAGAACTCCGCGGCGCACAGGCAGGAGAAGAGGCCCGACGGGGCGGGCATACACTATGGCGTCTGAAAGGGAGGAGAAGAAGAGGCTCCTTGAGAGGCTCCTCGACATATCGGCCGAGCAGAGGCGCCTGCTCCAGGAGAACAGGCTCGTCGATGTGCTCAGGCGCCAGGAAGAGCGCGACAGGCTCGTGGCGAGGCTCAAGGTGCTTGCGCCCGGCGGACTCGGCGGAGACGACGCCCTCAGGGCCCTTGCCGGTAAGGTGGTGGAGGAGGACAGGAGCCTGGGCGTGAGCATACGGACCTCCATGGACGATATAAGAAGAAAGCTCATGCGCATCTCCGGCGGAGTCAAGGCGGCCAGGGCCTACGGATCGAGGTAGGGGAGGCCGCCTCTTCGCGCCTGAAGCCCTCCGCACCCGCACGTCCCGGCCGCCGCCACCGCGCGGCCCCATCGCCACTCCCTCTCCGCTCCGCCCCCCGGACCCGTGTCCGCCGGAGCCGATGCGGCGGGGAAAAAACGCTAAAGATACCGCCCCCTCGTGACGATAATATGGCGTGCGGCCCGTAGCCAGGCCCCCTGGGACGGGACGGAAGCGATCCGGCGGACGCGGCCGGGACGCCTGCAAGGCGATGGTGACTCAATGGCTGAAGACAAGTTCAGGGTACTCATCACCGAGGACGACGCAAGCCTTCAGGAGCTGCTTGCCGAGGCCGTGAGAAACTGGGGCTACGAGGTAGCCGTCGCCGGTGACGGCGAGGCCGCGCTGGCCGAGCTCAAGCGGGAGAGCTACGACATCGTCGTAACGGACCTGATGATGCCCGGCATGGACGGGCTCCAGCTCCTGCACAAGATAAAGGGCCTGGACCGCGAGATAATGGTCATCATCATAACGGGCTACGCCACGCTGGATACGGCGGTCAAGGCCATAGAGGCGGGGGCCTACGACTACATGGCAAAGCCCTTCAGGCTCGACGAGCTCATGATAGTCATCAAGAACGCCTGCGAGCGGCTTCGGCTCGTAAAGGAGAACCGCGCCCTGCTCGACGAACTGCGCGCCGCCTACGGCGAGATCGCCATGCTCAAGAAAGGCCGCGGCGACGACGGCGCGGCTGCGGCCGCTTCCGCCGCCGGCCTCTCCGCCTCGGACAGGAGCGGCGCCGCCATGAGACAGCGCAAGTACCTCTCGGAGATGGACGAGGACAAGGGCAAGGGCAAGAGGAAAGG harbors:
- the fliS gene encoding flagellar export chaperone FliS; translated protein: MVPTQQYQKVQVMTADKVRLIIMLYEGVMNFNKRAQMAIEAGDIDQRNKWINKSMAIVSELNDALNMEVGGEVASNLRRLYFYVMTRLTEANVRNDAAQLDVVNRIMGELKAGWEGIASENSAAHRQEKRPDGAGIHYGV
- a CDS encoding sigma-54-dependent Fis family transcriptional regulator; translation: MAEDKFRVLITEDDASLQELLAEAVRNWGYEVAVAGDGEAALAELKRESYDIVVTDLMMPGMDGLQLLHKIKGLDREIMVIIITGYATLDTAVKAIEAGAYDYMAKPFRLDELMIVIKNACERLRLVKENRALLDELRAAYGEIAMLKKGRGDDGAAAAASAAGLSASDRSGAAMRQRKYLSEMDEDKGKGKRKGHLVEA